One Lactobacillus sp. ESL0785 DNA window includes the following coding sequences:
- a CDS encoding type II secretion system F family protein, whose amino-acid sequence MGKYTSNIKKANLTSSEQLVFLDYLQNSLTNGFSLNTSLELMPILWPKRRKLLTAFAKQMQQGAKLSEQMLLLGFSKTTVTQIDLALQQGNLLDCLAQLATLNRLKNEQVKKLKAEMSYPFILTIMMIILLAFMQTFVSNQFADSGEHTGDFLLLGLLVLGLLFLYYLAEVMTLLHKQDYHSLKKLAHYPIIGPVIKLYVNYLLVYDVGLLLASGFSLQKMCAYAAQQTKGSLQQYIGARVNRQLAKGRSLQEIIKKERFLPDELLLLLETGSTKADLGNRCLLLGRSLFINLTNKIEKVIVNVQPFCFILIGLCIIGMYLKLLLPMYAMMQKI is encoded by the coding sequence GTGGGAAAATATACCAGCAATATCAAGAAGGCTAACTTGACAAGCAGCGAACAACTTGTCTTTCTTGATTATTTACAAAATAGTTTAACCAACGGTTTTTCACTTAATACTAGCTTAGAATTAATGCCAATTTTATGGCCAAAACGGCGTAAATTATTGACTGCATTTGCTAAGCAAATGCAACAAGGAGCTAAATTAAGTGAACAAATGTTACTTTTAGGCTTTAGCAAAACAACTGTAACTCAAATAGATCTGGCACTGCAGCAGGGTAATTTATTGGATTGTTTAGCTCAATTAGCAACATTAAATCGCCTGAAGAATGAACAAGTTAAAAAATTAAAAGCAGAAATGTCGTACCCATTTATTCTAACAATCATGATGATTATATTGCTTGCTTTTATGCAGACTTTTGTTTCGAATCAATTCGCTGATTCAGGTGAGCATACAGGTGACTTCTTATTACTGGGCTTATTAGTATTGGGACTATTATTTTTGTATTATTTGGCTGAGGTAATGACACTTTTGCATAAACAAGACTACCATTCACTGAAAAAATTGGCGCATTACCCCATCATTGGACCAGTGATTAAGTTATATGTTAATTATTTATTAGTTTATGACGTTGGCTTGCTATTAGCGAGTGGTTTTTCATTGCAAAAAATGTGTGCATATGCTGCGCAGCAGACTAAGGGATCGTTGCAGCAGTATATTGGTGCCCGGGTTAATCGGCAACTTGCTAAGGGCCGGTCCTTGCAGGAAATTATTAAAAAAGAACGGTTCTTGCCTGATGAATTATTGTTGTTGCTTGAGACAGGATCAACTAAGGCAGATTTAGGTAATCGCTGTTTATTACTCGGACGTAGTCTGTTTATTAATTTAACTAATAAAATTGAAAAAGTAATTGTTAATGTTCAACCATTTTGTTTTATTTTAATCGGTTTATGTATTATTGGAATGTATTTAAAGTTGCTATTACCGATGTATGCAATGATGCAGAAAATTTAG
- the comGC gene encoding competence type IV pilus major pilin ComGC, whose amino-acid sequence MKKRMKKYLLNIIAKTRKAQGFTLIEMVVVIAIIVLLLLIIAPNLTKQKQSAADRTDDAFKTTLQTQADLYEEDKDRKGKDITFQNMFDDGYLTKNQLDKSKNYTVTNGVVEKGN is encoded by the coding sequence ATGAAAAAAAGAATGAAAAAATATCTGTTAAATATTATTGCTAAAACCCGTAAGGCTCAAGGCTTTACGCTAATTGAAATGGTCGTTGTAATTGCGATTATCGTATTGCTATTATTGATTATTGCTCCTAACTTAACAAAGCAAAAGCAGAGTGCTGCTGATAGAACCGATGATGCTTTTAAAACGACTTTGCAAACACAGGCTGATTTGTATGAAGAAGATAAAGACCGAAAAGGTAAGGACATCACTTTTCAAAATATGTTTGATGATGGTTATTTAACTAAAAATCAATTAGATAAGTCGAAAAATTATACGGTAACTAACGGTGTGGTTGAAAAAGGTAATTAA
- a CDS encoding Prepilin-type cleavage/methylation protein, with translation MGFTVIEMIITLIISISLVLLGTIEIKEYREQLILDNTVREVKSSIEQAARICTIRHTAIKINWRPGTNELNFRGPEYARLVHLDSRIKISSMKVLQIKNDGSLSPQTITINNAKHSRKLRLQMLWGRAIESDD, from the coding sequence ATGGGTTTTACTGTAATTGAAATGATAATTACGCTAATAATTTCAATTAGCTTAGTGTTACTAGGAACGATTGAAATTAAGGAATATCGCGAGCAATTGATTTTGGATAATACTGTTAGAGAAGTAAAAAGTTCAATTGAGCAAGCGGCGCGGATTTGTACGATTAGGCATACTGCCATAAAAATTAATTGGCGACCGGGTACAAATGAACTCAATTTTAGGGGACCAGAATATGCCCGCTTAGTGCATTTAGATTCTAGAATTAAAATTTCTAGTATGAAAGTTTTGCAAATTAAGAATGACGGCTCACTTTCACCGCAAACAATAACGATTAATAATGCTAAGCATTCTAGAAAACTACGCTTACAGATGCTGTGGGGGCGGGCAATTGAAAGTGATGACTAA
- a CDS encoding ComGF family competence protein, whose amino-acid sequence MMKLIKKRMSLRSNGFLLSEAIFSVLITLFVVITLQNLLKSIATTNKTEHRTDNVVFAYVQFNRFLHDDNTKIIYIVPEYSNSKQVALRKIDKTGEDKIYNLNFYKNMIRATTNLGGHMPLLLDVKRAQFSISDQQVKINVTEADDRQSELYFKVDKRPEKKALNEGKTKKTKSKG is encoded by the coding sequence ATGATGAAACTGATCAAAAAACGTATGTCGTTAAGAAGTAACGGCTTTTTATTGAGTGAAGCTATTTTTTCAGTTTTAATTACCTTATTTGTGGTTATTACACTGCAAAATTTATTAAAGAGTATTGCGACAACTAATAAAACGGAGCATCGAACTGACAATGTGGTTTTTGCTTACGTACAGTTTAACCGTTTTTTGCATGATGATAATACCAAGATTATTTATATCGTACCTGAATATTCTAATTCTAAACAAGTTGCACTAAGGAAAATTGATAAAACAGGTGAGGATAAAATTTATAATCTGAATTTTTATAAAAATATGATTCGCGCAACAACAAATTTAGGTGGACATATGCCATTATTACTTGATGTCAAGCGGGCTCAGTTTAGTATTAGTGATCAGCAGGTTAAAATCAATGTCACAGAAGCAGACGATCGTCAATCTGAATTATATTTTAAAGTAGATAAGCGACCAGAAAAGAAGGCTCTTAATGAAGGGAAGACTAAGAAAACTAAAAGTAAAGGCTAG
- a CDS encoding class I SAM-dependent methyltransferase, translated as MDKIEKLFNEFLACVKCLQTALNVSFGEALTETFDNLENGKIKVEMGAPDKETVAKLSQKYAALNYDALSQKVKVQIFTYLTLKAINEADLDANQMPTPPAIATIIAMIAQKLLPKKELAFVDPAIGSGNLLYAVINQLKSANHSKLDYQLAGIDNDEEMLNFADISAHLNNLKIDLYCQDALSPWLIAKPDVVISDLPVGYYPLDENAANFATKAEKGHSFAHLLLIEQIIKNLEPAGYAFLVVPKSILAGKVGADFMPWLTEKVCIRAIVELPDSMFQNKFNQKSVLVFQNHGEQVTNSEVLLTKLDSLKKQEDLIKLNVKLNEWYTNNIH; from the coding sequence ATGGATAAAATCGAAAAATTGTTTAATGAATTTTTAGCTTGTGTTAAGTGCTTGCAAACTGCTTTAAATGTGTCCTTTGGTGAAGCTTTGACCGAAACTTTTGATAACCTTGAAAATGGTAAAATCAAGGTGGAAATGGGAGCACCGGATAAAGAAACAGTTGCTAAGTTAAGTCAAAAATATGCTGCTCTGAATTATGATGCTCTATCGCAAAAAGTAAAAGTTCAAATTTTTACCTATTTGACGCTTAAGGCAATTAATGAAGCTGATCTTGATGCTAACCAAATGCCAACGCCGCCAGCAATCGCCACGATTATTGCAATGATTGCGCAGAAATTATTGCCTAAAAAAGAGTTAGCATTTGTTGATCCAGCAATTGGCAGTGGGAATTTACTCTATGCAGTGATCAATCAGCTTAAGAGTGCTAATCATTCTAAATTGGATTATCAATTGGCTGGAATTGATAATGATGAAGAAATGCTTAATTTTGCTGATATTAGTGCGCACTTAAATAATTTAAAGATTGATTTATATTGCCAAGATGCACTGAGTCCATGGTTAATTGCTAAGCCAGATGTCGTGATTAGTGATTTGCCAGTGGGGTATTATCCGCTTGATGAAAATGCTGCTAATTTTGCAACAAAAGCAGAAAAAGGGCACTCATTTGCTCATCTTTTACTTATTGAACAAATTATTAAGAATTTGGAGCCAGCAGGTTATGCTTTTCTTGTTGTTCCTAAATCAATTCTTGCTGGAAAAGTGGGCGCAGACTTTATGCCATGGCTTACAGAGAAGGTTTGCATTCGGGCAATTGTTGAATTACCAGATAGTATGTTTCAGAATAAATTTAATCAAAAATCTGTTTTGGTCTTTCAAAATCATGGTGAACAAGTTACAAATAGTGAAGTTCTTCTCACAAAGTTAGACTCACTTAAAAAGCAAGAAGACCTAATTAAGCTTAATGTTAAGCTAAATGAGTGGTATACTAATAACATTCATTAA
- a CDS encoding acetate kinase: protein MKKVLAINSGSSSFKYKLFALPEEKVLAEGLADRVGIAGSSFEIELANGEKHKEEIAIPDQETAVNLLLKALKEYQVIADLSEIVGVGHRIVAGGEEFTDSAIIDEEKLQKVYDLKEYAPLHNPAEGKGIEAFMKLLPGVPEIGVFDTSFHQTLDPVHYMYSIPYKYYEKYGVRKYGAHGTSVRYIVGRAAQMLGKDAKDLKLIVCHLGSGASITAVKDGKSYDTSMGFTPLAGITMGTRSGDVDPSVLQYIMNKDQIDINQMINILNDKSGLLGISEISSDMRDLENNTDSKASLARDIFVDRVIQYVGSYVAEMSGVDAIIFTAGVGEHDSSVRENVMKAFEFIGLDPDFEANKSNGEKFISKDGSKVKAMIIPTDEELMIERDVVRLAHLN from the coding sequence ATGAAAAAAGTTTTAGCAATCAACTCAGGGAGTTCTTCTTTTAAATATAAGTTATTCGCTTTGCCAGAAGAGAAAGTTTTAGCTGAAGGTCTTGCTGACCGTGTTGGTATTGCTGGCTCATCATTTGAAATTGAATTAGCTAATGGTGAAAAGCATAAAGAAGAAATTGCAATTCCTGATCAAGAAACAGCTGTTAACTTACTTCTTAAGGCACTGAAAGAATATCAAGTAATTGCTGATTTAAGTGAAATTGTTGGTGTTGGTCATAGAATTGTTGCTGGTGGTGAAGAATTTACTGATTCTGCCATTATTGACGAAGAAAAATTGCAAAAAGTTTATGATTTAAAGGAATATGCTCCGTTACATAATCCAGCAGAAGGTAAGGGCATAGAAGCTTTTATGAAATTACTGCCTGGTGTACCAGAAATCGGCGTATTTGATACTTCATTCCACCAAACTTTAGATCCAGTACATTATATGTACTCAATTCCTTATAAATATTACGAAAAATATGGTGTTCGTAAATATGGTGCTCATGGTACTTCAGTTCGTTATATTGTTGGGCGTGCAGCACAGATGCTTGGCAAAGATGCTAAAGATTTGAAATTAATTGTTTGTCATTTGGGCTCAGGTGCTTCAATTACTGCTGTTAAGGATGGCAAGTCATATGATACTTCAATGGGCTTTACACCGCTTGCGGGTATTACAATGGGTACACGTTCAGGTGATGTTGATCCATCTGTTTTGCAGTACATTATGAATAAAGATCAGATTGATATTAACCAGATGATTAATATTCTAAATGATAAATCTGGTTTGCTTGGAATTTCTGAAATTTCTTCAGACATGCGTGATTTAGAAAATAATACTGACTCTAAGGCTAGTCTTGCTCGTGATATTTTTGTTGACCGGGTAATCCAATATGTTGGTTCATATGTTGCTGAAATGAGCGGCGTTGACGCAATTATCTTTACTGCCGGTGTTGGTGAACATGACAGTAGTGTTCGTGAAAACGTCATGAAGGCATTTGAATTTATCGGTTTGGATCCAGACTTTGAAGCTAACAAGTCTAATGGTGAGAAATTCATCTCTAAAGACGGATCAAAAGTTAAGGCAATGATTATCCCAACTGATGAAGAATTGATGATTGAACGTGATGTTGTTCGTTTAGCTCACTTGAATTAA
- a CDS encoding DUF4428 domain-containing protein → MAKKNCGICGRELGPWDNKHIVKNGVICYPCFNKGNFYGGANQAHMNKFLNNQTIAEVKELINDPVKLEAIKRKVAPVSHRFHQPIAQCSFCGKDIYKVDEPLKFKDSTYICMDCAAKNKAAKAHGWASEHTIDDFKKYINQGKDFSDISLEIDKQNEKQESKSQDKTNKCGICGKELGFWSIEHPIKDGVICDSCFEKGNFYKDTDPKKIREFLQTKTATEIQSLINNLEELQNVKKKVAPTPKKHSFPPIAKCSLCDQDIYRSDFSLKFKDSSYICADCRYKYKFSAINKPINWASKHTINDLKLYIDQGKDFTDIEFDMDQQRQKEQAEKEHQKQIKQAEKEHQKQIKQAEKEHQKQIKQAAKQKRKQEQAELKAESVWYGAYRFNLKKKKIYTNTAFHGLEFRADADDIVSYHVNEKGHDRTKHHTITRAAVGAIIAGTPGAIIAGTTGGKMNEYIDELGVIINLADGSSIDVELLNAKDNKADGFFVRHAYSDLNHVIAILDSWQAQKPESPAAPTDVPTEIRRYKNLLDDHLITQEEYDAKKKQLLDL, encoded by the coding sequence ATGGCTAAAAAGAATTGTGGTATTTGTGGTAGAGAATTAGGCCCTTGGGATAATAAGCACATCGTAAAAAATGGTGTGATTTGCTATCCATGTTTTAACAAAGGTAATTTTTATGGTGGTGCTAATCAAGCACACATGAATAAGTTTCTAAACAATCAAACTATTGCAGAAGTTAAAGAATTAATTAATGATCCAGTAAAGTTAGAAGCTATCAAAAGAAAAGTTGCTCCTGTAAGTCATCGCTTTCATCAGCCTATAGCACAATGTTCATTTTGCGGTAAAGATATTTACAAAGTTGATGAACCTTTGAAATTCAAAGATTCTACCTACATCTGTATGGATTGTGCAGCTAAGAATAAAGCTGCTAAAGCACATGGTTGGGCTTCTGAACATACGATTGATGATTTTAAAAAATACATTAACCAAGGTAAAGATTTTTCTGATATCTCTTTAGAAATAGATAAGCAGAACGAAAAACAAGAATCAAAATCACAAGATAAAACAAACAAATGTGGTATTTGCGGTAAAGAACTAGGCTTTTGGAGTATTGAGCATCCTATAAAAGATGGCGTAATTTGCGACAGCTGCTTCGAAAAAGGTAACTTTTATAAAGATACTGATCCTAAAAAAATACGTGAATTTTTACAAACTAAAACTGCCACAGAAATTCAAAGTCTAATTAATAATCTAGAAGAATTACAAAATGTTAAAAAGAAAGTTGCCCCTACCCCTAAAAAGCACAGTTTTCCACCTATAGCAAAATGTTCACTTTGCGATCAGGATATTTATCGTAGTGATTTTTCTTTAAAATTTAAAGACTCTTCCTATATTTGCGCAGATTGCAGATACAAATATAAATTTTCAGCAATCAATAAACCTATTAACTGGGCTTCTAAACATACAATTAATGATTTGAAATTATACATTGATCAAGGCAAAGATTTTACTGATATTGAATTCGATATGGATCAACAAAGACAAAAAGAGCAAGCAGAGAAAGAGCATCAAAAGCAAATAAAACAAGCAGAGAAAGAGCATCAAAAGCAAATAAAGCAAGCAGAGAAAGAGCACCAAAAGCAAATAAAGCAGGCCGCAAAGCAAAAACGCAAGCAAGAACAGGCGGAATTAAAGGCAGAATCTGTTTGGTATGGTGCCTATCGTTTCAATCTTAAAAAGAAAAAAATTTATACTAATACAGCGTTTCATGGTTTAGAATTTCGTGCAGATGCCGATGACATCGTTTCATATCACGTCAATGAAAAAGGTCATGACAGAACTAAGCACCACACAATTACTCGCGCTGCTGTTGGTGCAATCATTGCTGGCACACCTGGTGCCATTATTGCAGGTACCACTGGCGGCAAAATGAATGAATATATCGATGAGCTAGGCGTAATTATTAACCTAGCTGATGGTAGCAGTATTGATGTTGAGCTCTTAAACGCTAAAGATAATAAGGCAGACGGCTTTTTTGTTAGACATGCATATTCAGATTTAAACCATGTCATTGCAATTTTAGATAGTTGGCAAGCACAGAAACCGGAAAGTCCTGCTGCGCCAACTGACGTTCCAACAGAAATACGCAGATACAAAAATCTATTAGATGACCACCTCATTACCCAAGAAGAATACGATGCAAAGAAGAAGCAATTATTAGATCTGTAA
- a CDS encoding S24 family peptidase, with translation MLCGARGHSMEPTLNSGDTVFIKQQPTVEDGEITAVLVDDNEEATLKRVKHMGKQILLMPDNTDYSPILLNKENPGRILGKVIESRRRF, from the coding sequence TTGCTTTGCGGTGCAAGGGGGCACTCAATGGAACCGACACTTAATTCTGGCGATACTGTCTTTATTAAGCAGCAGCCCACAGTTGAGGACGGCGAAATTACCGCAGTCTTAGTAGATGACAATGAAGAAGCTACTCTAAAGCGTGTTAAACATATGGGCAAGCAGATCTTATTAATGCCTGATAATACTGACTACAGCCCTATTCTTTTAAACAAAGAAAATCCAGGTAGAATTTTAGGTAAAGTTATTGAATCAAGACGGAGGTTTTAA
- the manA gene encoding mannose-6-phosphate isomerase, class I: MKPIFLTPYFRPKIWGGRKLKTIFDYDIPDGKVGEAWIISGYKDDASTVSTGPLKGKSLRTVYHEYPELFGKPKTKEFPLLVKFLDANDNLSVQVHPDDAYAAKVENDSGKTESWYVLQADPGSYLIYGHTAKTREELAAMIHNGEWDRLLRKVPVKAGDFFYVPSGTIHALTKGIMVIETQQSSDVTYRLYDYDRIDDHTGQKRELHTQKSIDVTTVPHIDPKLDLQTKREQDAVIKTLVAPPLSPHFYLWQIDLDGQWQTSLNKHPYLLVSVISGVGKLQITDQTYTLKCGTNFIMPNQVKNFKFLGRMKTVISAPGNQD, from the coding sequence ATGAAACCAATTTTTTTAACGCCATATTTTAGACCTAAAATTTGGGGTGGGCGTAAGCTAAAGACAATTTTTGATTATGATATTCCTGATGGTAAAGTCGGTGAAGCATGGATTATTTCTGGCTATAAGGATGATGCGTCAACAGTTAGCACGGGACCACTTAAAGGTAAAAGTTTGCGTACTGTTTATCATGAATATCCTGAACTATTTGGCAAGCCTAAGACAAAAGAGTTTCCGTTATTGGTTAAATTTTTAGATGCTAATGATAACTTATCCGTTCAAGTTCATCCAGATGATGCGTATGCTGCAAAAGTTGAAAATGATAGTGGCAAGACCGAAAGCTGGTACGTATTACAGGCAGATCCAGGTTCATATTTGATTTATGGTCACACCGCTAAAACGCGAGAAGAATTAGCTGCTATGATTCATAACGGTGAATGGGATAGATTATTGCGTAAAGTTCCAGTTAAAGCTGGTGACTTTTTCTATGTACCATCTGGAACAATTCATGCTTTGACAAAAGGAATTATGGTAATTGAGACGCAGCAATCTAGTGATGTAACATACCGCTTGTACGATTATGATCGAATTGATGATCATACAGGTCAGAAACGGGAGCTGCATACACAAAAGTCAATTGATGTTACTACTGTGCCGCATATTGATCCTAAACTTGATTTGCAAACTAAGAGAGAGCAAGATGCAGTTATTAAAACATTGGTTGCACCGCCGTTATCACCCCATTTTTATTTGTGGCAAATTGATTTAGATGGTCAATGGCAAACAAGTCTCAATAAACATCCATATCTACTAGTTTCAGTAATTTCAGGGGTAGGAAAGTTGCAAATTACTGACCAAACATATACTTTGAAATGTGGAACTAATTTTATTATGCCAAATCAGGTGAAGAATTTTAAATTCCTTGGTAGAATGAAAACAGTAATATCTGCTCCCGGAAATCAAGATTAA
- a CDS encoding SdpI family protein, with protein MIYIACGAILVVIGILWLIAPANKPNRLYGYFSYLAQVNRASFHFAQKWASCYFIVFGMIQLLIGIGIHFLNWDRYFMVWLLTFYFFILFPIMATEKSLKSFLLKRNELPPDYVDPDQVKHERTKGFRDRK; from the coding sequence ATGATTTATATCGCTTGTGGTGCAATTCTTGTAGTTATTGGAATTTTATGGCTAATTGCACCAGCTAATAAGCCTAATCGACTTTATGGTTATTTTTCATACTTGGCTCAAGTTAACCGTGCAAGTTTTCACTTTGCTCAAAAATGGGCAAGCTGTTATTTTATTGTTTTTGGAATGATCCAATTACTAATAGGAATTGGTATTCATTTTTTAAACTGGGATCGCTATTTTATGGTTTGGTTACTTACTTTCTATTTCTTTATTTTGTTTCCAATTATGGCAACAGAGAAAAGTTTAAAAAGTTTTTTGCTTAAACGAAATGAACTACCGCCTGATTATGTAGATCCTGATCAGGTAAAGCACGAAAGAACTAAGGGATTCAGGGATCGAAAATGA
- a CDS encoding response regulator transcription factor gives MKILMVEDDNSVAEMMGMFFAKEGWQQDVAVDGEEAVKMFAANPGKYDLITLDLNLPKKDGIEVAKEVRVISPTVPIIMLTARDSEADQILGLGVGADDYVSKPFSPLALIARIKALHRRIMMEDSQKQSKKQVNEPAFDVVTTHIKISKARREVLFDDQQVANITPKEFDLLYTMAQKPHQVFSRSQLLESVWGYDYFGEERTVDAHIKKLRQKLEKVGANVIQTVWGVGYKFDDSQVQK, from the coding sequence ATGAAAATTTTAATGGTTGAAGATGATAATTCTGTTGCTGAAATGATGGGCATGTTTTTTGCAAAAGAAGGTTGGCAACAGGACGTTGCAGTTGATGGCGAAGAAGCTGTTAAGATGTTTGCGGCAAATCCAGGTAAATATGATTTAATTACATTGGACCTTAATTTACCTAAAAAAGATGGCATTGAAGTTGCAAAAGAAGTTAGGGTAATTTCGCCTACTGTTCCGATTATTATGTTAACGGCACGTGATAGTGAGGCTGACCAAATTTTAGGTTTAGGCGTTGGTGCTGATGATTACGTGTCAAAGCCTTTTAGTCCATTAGCCCTGATTGCTCGAATTAAGGCATTACACCGCCGAATTATGATGGAAGATAGTCAAAAACAGTCAAAAAAGCAGGTAAATGAACCTGCTTTTGATGTTGTAACAACACATATTAAAATTTCAAAAGCCCGTCGAGAAGTTTTGTTTGATGACCAACAAGTTGCTAATATAACACCTAAAGAATTTGATTTGTTGTATACAATGGCCCAAAAGCCGCATCAAGTTTTTTCACGTAGTCAATTACTTGAATCAGTTTGGGGCTATGATTACTTTGGCGAAGAGCGCACGGTTGATGCTCATATTAAAAAATTGCGGCAAAAATTAGAAAAAGTTGGAGCTAACGTTATTCAAACCGTGTGGGGAGTTGGCTATAAATTTGATGATTCTCAGGTCCAAAAATGA
- a CDS encoding HAMP domain-containing sensor histidine kinase, whose translation MKLIYQHMLSFLLIIITIVSIVGYAQINCVTQQAYSQNYRRMEDYANSLGDLADTDNQDGTVMLNSEFLNQLQFILRSDDLHLRIFNDRGMQIYPEDKRKLHLADDVYQVLRQGQEIRVKNNNDTHTYLGPTKDDFTGVLVPWMNNHKIIGAIWLGSRVKVVEQPIVTAKKQIINALIVALIVGLILSMILSYYSTSKINKLSRATKKVQSGNFNVQLKHKGNDEIDQLVASFNQMVRALKKSNQEIKLQEKRRDQFMADAAHEMRTPLTTINGILEGLQYDAIPEESKPKSIALMRRETRRLIRLVNENLDYEKIRNNQITLTKTKFNASKELEDICIQLKQNAVKSTDELILAVPKELPIYADRDRFTQIIVNLVQNAIQFTHHGKIVIGGHRVNHGTEITVRDNGIGMNQEQMKYIFERFFKADPSRARLGGTGESGLGLAIVSSLIKQHGGQISVESKLGEGSQFRFTIFDQGHEQFVK comes from the coding sequence ATGAAACTGATTTATCAACATATGCTTAGCTTTTTATTGATTATTATAACTATTGTTTCAATTGTTGGTTATGCGCAAATTAACTGTGTGACGCAGCAAGCTTATTCACAAAATTATCGGCGTATGGAAGATTATGCTAATTCTTTAGGCGATTTGGCAGATACTGATAATCAAGATGGCACAGTCATGCTTAATTCGGAATTTTTGAATCAGTTGCAGTTTATTTTGCGTAGCGATGACCTTCACTTACGCATTTTTAATGATCGTGGGATGCAGATTTATCCAGAAGATAAACGAAAATTACATTTAGCTGATGATGTTTATCAGGTCTTGCGTCAGGGGCAAGAAATTCGGGTTAAAAATAATAATGATACACATACGTACTTGGGACCAACCAAGGATGATTTCACTGGCGTATTGGTCCCTTGGATGAATAATCATAAAATAATTGGGGCAATTTGGCTGGGCTCACGAGTTAAAGTTGTTGAACAGCCAATCGTTACAGCCAAAAAGCAAATAATTAATGCCTTGATTGTTGCCTTAATTGTTGGTTTGATTCTTAGTATGATTTTGTCATATTATTCAACGAGTAAAATTAATAAATTATCACGAGCAACTAAAAAGGTACAATCGGGAAATTTTAATGTTCAATTAAAGCATAAAGGCAATGATGAAATTGATCAGCTGGTTGCTAGTTTTAACCAAATGGTGCGGGCGCTAAAGAAATCCAATCAGGAAATTAAGCTGCAGGAAAAGCGACGGGATCAGTTTATGGCTGATGCTGCGCACGAAATGCGTACGCCATTAACGACAATTAATGGTATTTTAGAGGGCTTGCAATATGATGCAATTCCAGAAGAATCTAAACCTAAGTCAATTGCATTGATGCGGCGAGAAACTAGGCGATTAATTCGGTTAGTTAATGAAAATTTGGATTATGAGAAAATTAGAAATAATCAAATTACTTTAACGAAGACTAAGTTCAATGCTTCTAAGGAACTAGAAGATATTTGTATCCAATTAAAGCAAAATGCTGTTAAGTCAACAGATGAACTCATACTTGCAGTTCCTAAAGAATTACCAATTTATGCAGATCGTGATCGTTTTACGCAAATTATAGTTAATCTCGTACAAAACGCAATTCAATTTACTCATCATGGCAAGATTGTTATTGGTGGTCACAGAGTTAATCATGGAACAGAAATAACGGTTAGAGACAATGGAATTGGGATGAATCAAGAACAAATGAAATATATCTTTGAACGTTTCTTCAAGGCTGATCCTTCACGAGCTCGACTTGGTGGCACTGGTGAATCTGGCCTGGGCTTAGCAATCGTATCTTCACTTATTAAGCAACATGGCGGTCAAATTAGTGTTGAGTCTAAATTGGGTGAGGGATCGCAATTTAGATTTACTATTTTTGATCAAGGTCATGAGCAGTTTGTTAAATAA